One Capra hircus breed San Clemente chromosome 29, ASM170441v1, whole genome shotgun sequence genomic region harbors:
- the LOC102186560 gene encoding RING finger protein 113A-like, with translation MAEQLSPGKTTDQVCTFLFRKTGRKGGAGRRKRGIRDQESGGGGGGGSGSGSSSDEGNRVVRPEKKRAIHTPMVQKTQGGGKQKGASGDRSSEEEVEEPESLGVVYKSTRSAKPVGPEDMGATAVYELDTEKERDAQAIFERSRKIREELRGKEDDKIYRGMNNYQKYMRPKDVSAGSDSSGMARKGPIRAPEHLRATVRWDYQPDICKDYKETGFCGFGDSCKFLHDRSDYKHGWQVQRELDEGRYGVDEDENYEVARDEEELPFKCFICRQTFQNPVVTKCRHYFCEGCALQHFRTTSRCYVCDQQTNGVFNPAKELIAKLKKRRAAEEGGASNFPEDPDKGPIPIT, from the coding sequence ATGGCAGAGCAGCTTTCGCCGGGAAAGACGACGGACCAGGTGTGCACCTTTCTTTTTAGAAAGACTGGACGAAAGGGGGGTGCAGGCCGTAGAAAACGCGGGATCCGCGACCAAGAGTCCGgaggcggaggcggcggcggcagcggcagcggcagcagcagtgacGAAGGCAACAGGGTGGTTCGTCCGGAAAAGAAGCGAGCGATCCACACTCCGATGGTCCAGAAGACCCAGGGCGGTGGTAAACAGAAGGGGGCTTCCGGGGACCGGAGTAGCGAGGAGGAAGTAGAGGAGCCCGAGAGTCTTGGCGTGGTCTATAAGTCCACTCGTTCGGCGAAACCCGTTGGGCCAGAGGACATGGGGGCAACCGCTGTGTACGAGCTAGACACGGAGAAGGAGCGTGATGCACAAGCCATCTTTGAGCGCAGCCGGAAGATCCGGGAGGAGTTGAGAGGCAAGGAAGATGATAAGATCTACCGGGGAATGAATAATTATCAGAAATACATGAGGCCTAAAGACGTGTCTGCGGGTAGTGATTCCTCCGGAATGGCGAGGAAGGGCCCCATTCGAGCTCCCGAGCATCTGCGTGCCACCGTGCGCTGGGATTACCAGCCCGACATTTGTAAGGACTACAAAGAGACCGGCTTTTGCGGCTTCGGAGACAGTTGCAAATTCCTCCATGACCGCTCAGATTACAAGCACGGGTGGCAGGTCCAACGCGAGCTCGACGAAGGTCGCTATGGCGTCGACGAGGATGAAAACTATGAAGTGGCAAGGGATGAGGAGGAACTACCATTCAAGTGTTTCATTTGTCGCCAGACCTTCCAAAACCCTGTGGTCACCAAATGCAGGCATTATTTCTGCGAGGGCTGTGCGCTTCAGCATTTCCGCACCACCTCACGCTGCTACGTCTGTGACCAGCAGACCAACGGAGTCTTCAATCCAGCGAAAGAATTGATCGCCAAACTGAAGAAGCGTCGAGCTGCAGAAGAGGGCGGTGCTTCTAATTTCCCAGAAGACCCCGATAAGGGTCCAATTCCCATTACTTAA